A stretch of DNA from Rhizobacter sp.:
CCCCCTGCAACGGCCACTTCCGCGACCTGGCGGAATTCGTGAAGCGTGGCGTGTACGAGGCGGGCGGCTTCCCGCTGGAATTCCCGGTGATGTCGCTCGGCGAGACGCAGATGCGGCCGACGGCGATGCTCTTCCGCAACCTCGCGAGCATGGACGTCGAAGAGTCGATCCGCGGCAACCCGATCGACGGCGTGGTGCTGCTGATGGGCTGCGACAAGACCACCCCGTCGTTGATGATGGGCGCGGCCAGCTGCGACCTGCCGACCATCGGCCTCTCGGGCGGGCCGATGCTCAACGGCAAGTTCCGCGGGCGCGACGTGGGCTCCGGCACCGGCGTGTGGCAGATGAGCGAGATGGTGCGGGCCGGCGAGATGACGATGGAGGAGTTCACCGCCGCCGAGTCGTGCATGCACCGCTCCAGCGGCACCTGCATGACGATGGGCACGGCGTCGACGATGGCGAGCATGGTGGAAGCGCTCGGCATGTCGCTGCCCGAGAACGCGGCGATTCCCGCCGTCGACACGCGGCGCCACCGCCTCGCGCAGCTCACCGGCCGGCGCATCGTCGAGATGGTGAAAGAGGACTTGCGCATGTCGAAGATCCTCACGCGCCAGGCCTTCGAGAACGCGATCCGCACCAACGCGGCCATCGGTGGCTCCACCAACGCCGTGGTGCACCTGCTGGCCATCGCCGGGCGCATGGGCATCCCGCTCACGCTGGAAGACTTCGACAAGCTCGGTGCCGAGATGCCCTGCATCCTCAACCTGCAGCCCTCGGGCAAGTACCTGATGGAAGACTTCTTCTATGCAGGCGGCCTGCCGGCAGTACTGCGTGAGATCGCCTCGCGCCTGCACCTCGATGCCCCCACGGTCAACGGCAAGACGCTCGGCGAGAACATCGCCAACGCCGCCTGCTACGACCGCGAAGTCATCAAGACGCCCGAAGAGCCCTTCATGGCCGACGCCGGCATCGCGGTGCTGCGCGGCAACCTCGCGCCCAACGGCGCGGTCATCAAGCCTTCCGCGGCCTCGGCCCACCTGCTCAAGCACCGCGGCCGTGCGGTGGTGTTCGAGAACATCGAAGACTTCCACGCCCGCATCGACGACCCCGAGCTCGACGTCGACGAGCACTGCGTGATGGTGCTCAAGAACTGCGGCCCGCGCGGCTACCCCGGCATGGCCGAGGTGGGCAACATGCCGTTGCCGCCCAAGGTGCTGCAGAAAGGCATCACCGACATGGTCCGCATCAGCGACGGCCGCATGAGCGGCACCGCCTACGGCACCGTGGTGCTGCACACCTCGCCCGAAGCGGCTGCCGGCGGCACGCTCGCGCTCGTGAAGAACGGCGACGTGATCGAGCTCGACGTGGCGAATCGCCGCCTGCACCTGGAGGTGTCGGACGAAGAGCTGGCCAAGCGTCGCGCCGACTGGCAGGCACCCGAGGTGCCGAAACGCGGCTGGTACAAGCTCTACGTCGAGCATGTGCAGCAGGCACACCTGGGGGCCGACCTCGACTTCCTGGTGGGCAGCAGCGGTGCGGCGGTGCCGCGCGAATCGCACTGACGACTGCATTCAGGAACAAAGCGGTTACGGCCGAAGCCTCCACAATCCGCGCCGTTTCCACTTGCTGAGCCTGCCGCCATGACCGCCCCGCGCCCCGCCTCTAACCTGCGCTGCCTCTGGCCCGCCAACGCCACGCTCGGCGAAGGCACCCTCTGGTCGCCTCGGCGCCAGGCGCTCTATTGGGTCGACATCCTCGGCCGGCGGCTGCACCGCTATGAGCCGGCGAACGACACGCGCATCAGCTGGCATTTCGATGAAGAGATCTCGGCAGTGGCCGAGCGCGCCCACCACCCGGGCCTGCTCGTCACGCTGCGCAGCGGCTTCGCCTTCTTCGACCCCGACACCGGCACGCTCGAGCCGCTGCACGACCCCGAGCCGCACATCGAAGGCAACCGCTTCAACGACGGCAAGTGCGATGCGCACGGCAACTTCTGGGGCGGCACGATGGACTTCGCCTGCACCGCACCCACCGGCAAGCTCTACCGCTTCGACGCCGAGCGCCGCTGCACCCTCGCCTTCGACGCGAACTACGCCGTCACCAACGGCCCCACCTGGTCGCTCGACGGCCGCACGCTTTTCTTCAACGAGACGGCGAAGAAGAAGGTCCATGCCTTCGACCTCGACCCCGCCACCGGCACGCTGTCGAACCAGCGCCTCTTCCTCAAGTTCGCCGACGATGACGGCTACCCCGACGGCATGACCACCGATGCCGACGGCCGCCTGTGGATCGCCCACTGGGGCGGCGCCTGCGTCACCTGCCACGACCCGGTGACGGCCAAAGAACTCGCGCGCATCCCGCTGCCCACCAGCCACGTCAGCAACTGCTGCTTCGGCGGCCCCGAGCTGAAGACGCTCTTCATCACCACCGCCCGCTTCGAGTTGAGCGAGGCGCAACTCGCCGCGCAGCCGCTGGCCGGCGCGCTCTTCTCCATCAACCTCGACTGCGCGGGCCGCGCCCCGAACCTCTATGCAGGCTGACATCGTTTGGCTCGAACACGTCGGCCAGCGCCTCGGCCTGCTGCCCGCCCTGGGCGGCGGCGTCGCGGCCTGGCAGGTCTGGCACGGCGACGCCTGGCACGACCTCTGGCGCCCCTGGAGCGGCGAGAGCCCCGACCGCTACACCTTCGCCAATTTCGCCATGCTCCCGTGGACCAACCGCATCAGCCGCGGCGGCTTCGAGCAGGCCGGCCACTTTCACCCGGTGGCGCCCAACCGCGCCGGCGAGCCCTACCCCATCCACGGCGACGGCTGGCTGCAGGCCTGGCAGGCCGACCAACCCGCAGTCAACACGCTGCGCCTGCAACTCGAATCGACCCGGCACGACGGCAACCCCTACCACTACC
This window harbors:
- a CDS encoding dihydroxy-acid dehydratase: MDSKKKPDDKPGDTPVRRSQAWFGKQDRDGFMHRSWLKNQGYPHDLLDGRPVIGICNTWSELTPCNGHFRDLAEFVKRGVYEAGGFPLEFPVMSLGETQMRPTAMLFRNLASMDVEESIRGNPIDGVVLLMGCDKTTPSLMMGAASCDLPTIGLSGGPMLNGKFRGRDVGSGTGVWQMSEMVRAGEMTMEEFTAAESCMHRSSGTCMTMGTASTMASMVEALGMSLPENAAIPAVDTRRHRLAQLTGRRIVEMVKEDLRMSKILTRQAFENAIRTNAAIGGSTNAVVHLLAIAGRMGIPLTLEDFDKLGAEMPCILNLQPSGKYLMEDFFYAGGLPAVLREIASRLHLDAPTVNGKTLGENIANAACYDREVIKTPEEPFMADAGIAVLRGNLAPNGAVIKPSAASAHLLKHRGRAVVFENIEDFHARIDDPELDVDEHCVMVLKNCGPRGYPGMAEVGNMPLPPKVLQKGITDMVRISDGRMSGTAYGTVVLHTSPEAAAGGTLALVKNGDVIELDVANRRLHLEVSDEELAKRRADWQAPEVPKRGWYKLYVEHVQQAHLGADLDFLVGSSGAAVPRESH
- a CDS encoding SMP-30/gluconolactonase/LRE family protein produces the protein MTAPRPASNLRCLWPANATLGEGTLWSPRRQALYWVDILGRRLHRYEPANDTRISWHFDEEISAVAERAHHPGLLVTLRSGFAFFDPDTGTLEPLHDPEPHIEGNRFNDGKCDAHGNFWGGTMDFACTAPTGKLYRFDAERRCTLAFDANYAVTNGPTWSLDGRTLFFNETAKKKVHAFDLDPATGTLSNQRLFLKFADDDGYPDGMTTDADGRLWIAHWGGACVTCHDPVTAKELARIPLPTSHVSNCCFGGPELKTLFITTARFELSEAQLAAQPLAGALFSINLDCAGRAPNLYAG